In Rissa tridactyla isolate bRisTri1 chromosome 23, bRisTri1.patW.cur.20221130, whole genome shotgun sequence, the following are encoded in one genomic region:
- the UFC1 gene encoding ubiquitin-fold modifier-conjugating enzyme 1, whose product MADEAARRAVAELPLLRTAAGPRDREGWAPRLKEEYRALIQYVENNKRADNDWFRLESNAEGTRWFGKCWYVHELLKYEFAIEFEIPVTYPATAPEIAIPELDGKTAKMYRGGKICLSDHFKPLWARNVPKFGLAHLMALGLGPWLAVEIPDLVAKGIIQHKEK is encoded by the exons atgGCGGAtgaggcggcgcggcgggcggtggcggagctgccgctgctgcggacggcggcggggccgcgggacCGGGAGGGCTGGGCGCCGCGGCTGAAGGAGGAGTACCGCGCCCTCATACAG taCGTGGAGAACAACAAACGCGCCGATAACGACTGGTTCCGCCTGGAGTCCAACGCCGAGGGCACCCG GTGGTTCGGGAAATGCTGGTACGTCCACGAGCTGCTCAAGTACGAGTTCGCCATCGAGTTTGAg atCCCGGTGACCtaccccgccaccgcccccgagATCGCCATCCCCGAGCTGGATGGGAAGACGGCCAAGATGtacag ggGGGGTAAAATCTGCCTGAGCGACCACTTCAAGCCCCTCTGGGCCAGGAACGTCCCCAAATTCGGCTTGGCCCATCTGATGGCGCTGGGG CTGGGCCCCTGGCTGGCCGTGGAGATCCCGGACCTCGTGGCCAAAGGCATCATCCAGCACAAGGAGAAGTGA
- the LOC128901126 gene encoding apolipoprotein A-II-like, giving the protein MRRGRPPQRPLPPPCLPRRWRGPARPPPDQGRELAPGDISSPRGGTRSPTPPESCSAPSPAEMKVLAAALVLLCAGCLQAAMVRRQAPDEEPAPPPVDDFFTRHFQSFSDFVTKDLPQRLQAQELRSQAEAYLDRANKQLTPLAQELRTNVVGFFSSLLDLGKAEGQP; this is encoded by the exons atgaggaggggccGTCCCCCGCAGCGACCCTTACCCCCGCCATGTTTACCCAGGCGGTGGCGGGGGCCGGCACGGCCCCCCCCAGACCAGGGGCGGGAGCTGGCCCCGGGGGATATAAGCAGCCCCCGAgggggcacccgcagccccacacccccagagTCCTGCTCAG cccccagccccgccgagaTGAAGGTGCTGGCGGCCGCCCTGGTGCTGCTCTGCGCCGGCTGCCTGCAGGCCGCCATGGTGAGGCGGCAGGCCCCGGACGAggagcccgccccgccgcccgtcGACGACTTCTTCACCCGCCATTTCCAGTCCTTCTCCGACTTCGTCACCAAGGACCTGCCCCAGAGGCTGCAGGCCCAGGAGCTGCGCAGCCAGGCCGa ggcCTACCTGGACCGGGCTAACAAGCAGCTGACGCCGCTGGCCCAGGAGCTGCGCACCAACGTCGTCGGCTTCTTCTCCTCCCTGCTAGACCTGGGCAAGGCCGAGGGGCAGCCCTGA